CAGCAGTACTAATGTAGGTCCGGTTTCCTGAATTTGGGTCCCAATTAGACTTCGCATAGCCATTTCCAGGGCTGTATGTAGGGCTGAAGACATTATATTGTCCGTCTTGAAGCCAACCTCCTGCATCCCCTGTAGTGTAGGTTTTGGTCAACTCGGCACTTTCAAAAATGTATTTTATCCCTTCAGGAGTGAGTACATCAAAGCCTATGATTTTTTTGTCACTACCATGCCGGGGGATGATGGTAAGGTCGGATACCGTTAAATTGATGATCTTACCTTCTTCTTCAAATACAAACTTTCCGGTGTAACCCCCAAAATTGTAATAAAAGATATCTGGAGAAGCATCGCGCCTTCCTTGTTTTGTCCTTGCAATGAGGTTAGAACAGACTGAATTGTAATGTTGGGAACAGGATTGGTCGGAAGAATTTCCATTTAAATAAGATATCATGGCATTAATTCGATTTGGACTAAATAAATGACCTACATCCTCATGGGCACGGCCATAGTATACGATGCCACTATCATGAAATGATAGCGTTTTTTTTAAATCATCGGGTAGCCCAACAACTTTTCTTGAGATGGACCCCCCAGCGGCCAAAGACCAGCCTAAACCGACCCATGAGGCTTCTTCACTTACTTTGATTCCCGAAGGGTGATAGTTTAATGCAATTGGAACTTCCATTCCCGCATACGATATCGTATAAAGGGGAATAGCGATTTCCGCCACTCCGGTATAGGGCTTCACCGGTACGTCTACATACTTTTGTAGTTCCGCTGTATTGGGAGCCACCGTATTTTTATATACCATGGTGCGGTAGGAGTCCGAAATATCGTCATCCGCCTGTCCCGGTACTTCAAAAGGAATCAGCCCCATACCCATAAACAATAGTAATATGAATGTTTTTTTCATCTGTTGATTATTTAATTCAATTAGTAATTAGTTGTTTTTTTGTTCCAAGATTTGGGTTATTTGCTTTTCAAGTTTCTGGATATTCTCAAACAGCAACCGATTCTGTATTTTCAATTCCTTAATGCCCTCAAGTTTTTTTTCTTGTTGTATGCAGTACAAGGTCAACTCCTCAATCTTTTCCAACAAAAGCTTGTTCATTTCCCCCAGTTCAATACCATTTTCTTTCACTTCTTGGGCAGATGGAATATTGATAAGGTGGCCCTTTTCCTTGATGTGTTTTTCCACTTCTTGCAGCGTGGGGAGATCATAGTCTTCCTTAAAAACATAATCTGCCCAGCCGGTTTCTACTTTGATTTCTTCCGCAAGGATTTTGCCTTTTACCGCTAGTTTATAGGTACCGGGATTGGTGGTTCCAATGCCTAGATTGGAAAGGAAATAGGAGTTGGTTTTCCCGAATTCCCAGATTTGCTCAAAATCGGCAAAGTCCACTTTATCTGTCGAATTGTTCCAGGCATGGTTATACCCTTTAAGTTTTCCATCCACATAATCAAGTTCCATGACCAATGCCGCTCCAGGACCCCAATTGGGAACAAACATGTTTTTATTCCCCAAACTGCCAATATCTCCATAACTGCTATAATCCAGAATAGCGTTACTGCCAATCCAACTGCTATTGGATAGCCCAAAATTTCCTAAGGTCAGGTATGATCCGACTCGTATTTGGGTCCCTCTGAAATCATCAGTTACCCAATTTCTTTGGAAATAGTGGTATTTACTGTTTGTCCCTAGGGAATATAACGGAGTTTGAGCGCATACCCATATCGGGAAAAGCATGCTCAGTACGATAAAAGACTTCATTTTCTTAAGTGTTTAATAGATTTTTTGATTTCTTCATTTTCCTTTTTTAATGCGATTACATAAAGGGTCAACTCCTCAATTTTTTCCAACAAAAGTTTGTTCATTTCTCCCAGTTCAATCCCATTTTCTTCCACTTCTTGGGCAGTAGGGATATTGATGAGATGCCCTTTTTCTTGGATGTGTTGTTCCACTTCTTGCAAAGTGGGTAGATTATAGTCTTCCTTAAAAACATAATCTGCCCAGCCGGTTTCCACTTTGATTTCTTCTGCACGGATTTTTCCTTTTACGGCCAGTTTCCAATTACCTTCAATGGTTTTGGTCCCTATACCCACATTGCCATTTCCTATATTGATTACAAAGGTGTCCCATCGGTTCCCCCCTTGGGCGGAATGCCATGGGGCAATACCAAATTGGTTTTCCCCAAAGTTTTCCGAAAATCCCATATCCACACCGATGATATCCCCATCTTGTCGCAGTTGTATCATTGGGTTATCGGCTTCATTATTGTTATCGGTATCCGCTTCCAATCTAAAAATGGCGTCCCCCGAAGTTCCACTACTCACATTAAATAGGCTCTTGGGTGTTGTTGTTCCAATCCCGATAAAGCCATTATTGTCCAGGGTTATCCCTTTTTCGGGGTTCACACCTTTGCTTAGGTGAAATGTTTTTTTCTGGTTATCGATCCATAATCTGGAGGTAATTTCTCCCGAATTTGTCCATAAATTAATTCCTTGTTCAGGCCCATTTCCATAGATTTGAAGTTTGCCGTGCGAAGGACTTGTGGTACCTATACCTGCGTTTCCATTAGGTGGGAAATGATTTGTTTGAGCATTTATTAGATAGCTAAGTGCACATACCAGTAAGAGCATCATTCTTTTCATTCCATGCAATTTTGAATTAGTTTTTTCATTTCTTCCATTGATTTTTGTTGTAGGGCCAACTCCTTTTCTATACTGCTGATCTTCGAATTTTTGGCGAGCAACAATTCTTGTTGTAAAATCATGTATAAAGTCAACTCCTCGATCTTCTCCAAGAGTTTCATGTCCATTTCGCCCAGTTGAATACCATTGGTCTCGAGTTCTTTGGCCGAGGGGATATTGGGCAAATGCCCGTGTTCTTGAATGTAATTTTGGACTTCTTCCAGGGATTTGAGGTCATACCCCTCCTTAAAGACATAATCCGGGGCGGGAACGGTAAGGTCTACCTGGACCTCTTCGGGATGGATATCCCCTTTTACGGCAAGTTTGGCATCTGGAGCAGTGGTGCCAATGCCTACATTGCCAAACTTATTTATGGTCATGTGGGTAATGGGATAGCCAATTATGGATGGCAAGGTTCCCAAACGAAGATTTCCCCTAACGCCATCAAAACGCACTTCGGCAGAATACTTATCGGGGTCTAAATCGGATGTGCCGTTAGGTTCATAAGAGTGGTAAAAATACAATATGGCGTGACCTCCCTGATGAAACGCCATGGAGTTACCAATCTGTAACTTATCCTGTGGGGAGGTTGTTCCAATGCCGATATTACCACCAGATTTGACGGTCAACCATTCTTTGGTGGTAGTGGCATCTTCAAACACGCCCCAGCGATCACCCATAACCATACCACTGGCCCAAACACCGTTGGTTGAATTGCTTTGAAATAAGCTGACATTGTTGGGGGAATTTAAAACCAACTTTCGGTAGCTCTCGATCAAATCCTGCGCCGTCACTATGGTGGAAAGCAAAAGTGACAGCATAAGGGAAAGCGTTTTCATAGTTTTGTTTTTAAGATTGATTCCAGTTTTTCGAATTTTCCCCCATATTCCCTATTCCTGTTTTCCAACTCAATTACATATAGGGTCAGCTCTTCAATCTTCTCCAAAAGCTTCATATTCATTTCGCCCAGTTCAATACCATTGGCCTCCAGTTCTATGGCCGAGGGGATATTGGGCAAATGCCCGTGTTTTTTGATATAGTTTTGGACTTCTTCCAGGGATTTGAGGTCATACCCCTCCTTAAAAACATAATCGGGAGCGGGAACGGTAAGGTCTACCTGGACCTCTTCGGCATGGATATCCCCTTTTACGGCAAGCTTGGCGTCCGGGGCAGTGGTGCCGATGCCCACTTTGCCGTTATAGGCCAGATAGAGATCATTTTCCCCATAATTGATCCGTCCAAATTTCGCAGTTTCAATAACGGGATCCCCGCCATTGGGCAGTACGCCATCCAGAATAACACCCCCTGTCCAGGCCGACTGATCCAAAAACACCTTTAGTTGGGGAATTGCCGCAGTAAAATTGACTTCCAAGTGGGCTTTTACCCCATCCGAGCTGATACGGGCTTCTGACCAATGCCCACCGTCACTGAGGGAGACCAGATTGAGCCCTCCATAGGAAGACCATCCCTTAAACCATGAAATCTTGGCCACCCTTGGTTGGGAAGCGCCTCCTTGGGTCATCAGGACAACTTCGTTATAACCCCTGCCATAGGCACCATCCAATCGCGCCACCCGTTTCCATCCCGGTGCATCAACCTCTACCGTTTTGTTGCTATGATGTTGTGGGAAAATACATTGGAACATAAGATAGGCTACCAATAGACATACATTTTTCATGGCTCGTTTGCTTTTAAGAGGTTCTCTAATTTTTTTAATCGTTTTTCTTGATGGTGGACCAAATTGTATAAAGCTGCTATTTGTCCATCCTTTAGAAGTAGTTTTTTCTCCTGTGACAAGATGTAAAGCATCAACTCCTCAATCTTCTCTAAGAGTTTCATGTCCATTTCGCCCAGTTGAATACCATTGGTCTCGAGTTCTTTGGCCGAAGGGATATTGGGCCTATCCGTATAGATATGACCAAGGGAGGTAATAAAAGATCCTAGTTCAATGGTTCCATGATTGGTGGTAAAGGTGTGTTTGGTAAATTCGTTGTAGGCGACCTGTGCGTTTGCCAAAAAGGACAAAAGCAAGGTGCCAATGGGCAGCACGGCCCGGTAGGTGGTTTTCATATAGCGCGTTCTTCGTTAGGCGGATGATTTTAAAAGAAAAATCGTTTATAAAAGAAAGATTAATCTTGTTAAATTTTTATGATAAAAATCATAATACCCTATTTTGTTTGTCGTCATCAAACTATCCTTTAACCAGTGTGAAGTAGCTCGGTTGCTTCGCTACGGTAATAGCAAAACTTTTAAAAGGGTAACACTGCAGCGGTACAACCCTATCGGCCTTTGGTGGTTGGATTTCCCGGTCGCTTCGCTCCTTCGAAATGACGCTCTCAACATAAAGGTCATTTCGAGCGTATGTGAGAAATCTCGATAACAACAAAACCAAAACTTACGTCCATAGCTTCAACTAAACTTTTATGGTTTGTGATGCCCTGGCAGTACAGCCCTGTCTAGCTTTTTCGGGTATGGCGGGGCAGTGGATATAGCAGTTGAACCATGGTTTTACCGCCATGAACGTAAGGTTTTGGAAAGTTTAACCTAAAGTCTTGGAAAGATGAACTTAATGTCTTCGAAAGATGAACTTAAAGTCCTAAAGGGTTGAAGTTAGGTTTTGGCAGCAGTACAACCCCGTTGGCCTTTGGTCGGTACTGCGGAGCAGCGTCATTGGAAGGTCCAAAACCTATTTTTTCCAGAGGTAATTTGTAAAACCCAAATTTCCAGGGATCTGCCTATAGGAAGAGGGGGGCTTTCTACAATAACAAGGATGTTGGAACTAAAAAACCCCGTAAACTTTAATTTATGGGGTCTTAAAGTGACCTGACTGGGGCTCGAACCCAGGACCCTCTCCTTAAAAGGGAGATGCTCTACCAACTGAGCTATCAGGTCATTAAAAAAAAACGTAACCCCATTGGGTTAAGCGGGTGCAAATATACAATCCTAAATTTATTATTCAAGTCATTTAATGATAAATTTGATGATTTAAGAAACATCATAATCATAAGGAATGAAAGTTGTTCTGTTGGGCTATATGGCAAGTGGAAAATCCAGTGTGGGTAGGGCATTGGCAAAACGGTTGGATCTTAGTTTTTTAGACTTGGACGAGGAGATTTCAAAGGCCGTGGAAATGGATATTCCTGAAATCTTTTCACGTAAAGGGGAGATTTTTTTTAGGAAGAAGGAGGCGGAGGTCTTGAAGGAAGTTTTGATGCATACCCCCAACATGGTCCTTTCGGTGGGAGGGGGCACCCCTTGTTATGGACGTAATATGGAACTGATCGACCAACTCAGTGATCGGTCCTATTATTTAAAACTTTCCATTGGCAATTTGGTGCAACGGATTGTAAAGGAACGGGAACACCGGCCCCTGGTAAAGAATATTCCGGAAGCCGATCTTCCCGAGTTTATTGGAAAACACCTTTTTGAACGATCTCCCTTTTATGCGTTGGCCACACGGACCATTGTTGGGGATCAAAAAACCTTGGATAAGGTAGTAAAAGAGATTGCGGATGACCTAGTCTAAATACACGCGATACCTTTTTGAGGTAAAGTCCACCGTAATATGTTCATGTAGGGATGTGGACAGGGAGATACCTTTATAATCCGCTTTTACCGGGTATTTTTTATGGTTCCTATTGACCAAAACAGCGGTTTTTAACTGCTTTAGCGGCGTTCTTAAAAAGTAATGGACCCCGTAGATCAAGGTGGTGCCGGAATTGAGAACATCATCGATCAATACCACACTTTTGTTTTTATAGGTGCTTTCGTCCAGGGAGGTTTCCACCCCACTTTCCAGGGGATTTTTTTTGTCCATGATCACCTTGCAGCGTGTGATGGTGGCATCGGTTACCCTATCCAATACCTGCGCGATCCGCTTTGCAAAAAGCACCCCGCCCCCTTCAATTCCAGCGATGATGATCTCCTTTTCATTGGGATTGGCCTCATAGATCTGATAGGCAATTCTATTGATGATATGCTGGATTTGCTCATGTCCTAGAATTTGGTTCGTCATGGTAACGCTTTTTTCAAAGGTAATCAATCCGCTCCATCGGCCGTTTTAAAATCTTCGTCGGTGAGGTATTCGTCAATATCCCGTCTGTCCTTTTTTGTGGGTCTTCCCGTGCCTTTTTTCCGGTAATGGTCTTTGGCAAATTGCAGTAGTTCGTTGTGTTCAAATGCCTCTTTTGGGGTGGTGTCCTTGCGGTACAGTTCCACCAATTTTGCCCCAACACGGCTTTCCGGAATGTCCAATACCGTAAGTTGATAGTCGATCTGGTTTTTACGGACCGTGATCTTATCCATGGGGTAGACTTCCCTTGACGGCTTGACCACATCGCCATTAATCCGTACATGCCCCTTTTTGCAAACGGTGGTGGCCAGGTTCCTGGTTTTAAAATAGCGCGTGCACCAAAGATATTTATCGATACGCATAAAAAAAGCCCTAATCTTTAGGGCTTAATATTAAAACATTTTTTTGACTTAATTTGAAAGCTTGACGGAACTGATTCTATCCCTCCAATTTTTTCCAAAAAGCCCATTTCTAACTTGTCTAAGTTTGCGAAAACCTCGAACTTCTCCATTTCTTGCATCCAAAACAATTGAACTGCCCCTGTGGTTAATATCTTCATAGAATCTAGCGAAGGCATCTCTCACCAATACAGATTCCATAATATCATTGGGGTTACTTCTGTTTGTCACAGTAGAGATTGGTCTATCTCCATAATGGCATATTACAGGTCCCTGGCCGGGAGCTAACAATGAACTGGACCAAGCGCTGGATGTGAAGTCATCCAGTCTCGTCTCCTGCAATCCATCTCCCGTTAAATAATGAGCGCAATTGCTAATCCAGTCAAATCTTTTTCTACTATCGTAGCAACAGTCATAGTACAATTCAAGATTAAATGATGTGAAAGGAAATGACTTAGCCGAAGTTGCACTTTCATTTTTGGTCGAACGCAAGGGATTTCCAATTTCCTGTAAATATGTATGCAACTCCAAATCATTTCTGAATAGAATGATGTTTGCATCATCCACAACATATTCGATATAATTTTCATTTTCGGATATAAAATGGTCTACCAGAATGGAATTTTTATCTTCCAGAACTATTAATTCATCGGTTTCCGTTACTTCAAAATCCACTTTTAACGTTTTTCCATCCAGGGTATAGTGAATACTTTCAATGTTTGGATTTTCTTCAGAGGGGTTGTCCCCATCAGAAGTACAGGAGGCCAAAAGGACAAGCAGGGATGCGATAAGAATTTTTTTCATAATCATAAAATTTAAGATTTAAAGCATTAAAAATGTAGTTATTTTCGTACATAAATAGTGATAAAAATCATAAAATAGAAATTTTTCTTATAGTATATGGAGAAAAAATTTCGTTTTTGATTAAAATTTTCTGTATGACTATACCATGCGTACACCCAATAAATGTTAATAAAACAAGCACAAGGTTTTGAAAATTGTATCTTAGGCCGCTTAAAAGATCGTAGAGGAATGAAGAGATATTTTTTGCTGTTGGGTGCGGCTATTTTGGTATCTAGTTGTGGAGATGATGACGGCCCTGGTGGTATTCAGCTTGCAACTACAACCTTGGCCGAACAAATAGTAGAGGACGATGCAGCAATTCTGGACTATTTAGAAACCCATTTCTATAATTATGAGGAGTTTCAAAATCCACCGGAAAACTTTAATTTCAGGGTTCGGATTGAACCAATTGCAGGGGACAACTCGGACAAAATCCCTCTTTCACAACAGGTTTCTTCGGCAGTAATCAACGTCAGTTCCAATGAAACTACTTTCCCGTTGCCAGGAGAGGAAACCGATGTACCACATACCTATTACTTTTTACAAATTCGGGAAGGTCAGGGTCCTAGTCCTACTGTTGGGGATTCTACCTTGCTCAAAGTTGAGGGGCAGTTACTGGATGGTTTTGTTTTTGATAGTACTGCGGATTTTGGTTGGCTTCCATTATATGAAACCCCCTTAAGAGGCTTCGCAAATTCTGTGGCACAGATGAAAGGAGGTACACCTGAGGGTATTGTGGTTAATCCTGACGGGAGCTCCCAAATTACGGATAGTGGCATAGGCCTTATGATCATTCCTTCTGGCCTGGCCTATTTTAATCGTCCCCCTGATGGTACGCAGATTCCATTATTTGCACCATTGGTATTTACTTTTGAATTGGGTTTGGTAACAGAAAATACGGATACGGATAACGATGGGATCCCTAATATGGAAGAAGACTTGGATGGGGATGGGTTTTTATTTAATGATAATACAGATCTTGAAAGTGAGATAGAGCGTGGATTACAAATTGCCTTTCCCAATTTCCGAGATCCGGATGATGATGGGGATGGCGTTTTAACACGCGATGAAATATCGGATGAAAACGGAAACATCATTTTTCCCTATCCGGATACGGATAATGATGGCACCCCGGATTATTTGGATTTCAATATTCTTAGGGAACCGGGAAATTAAAATAGAAAAAGGAGGTGTCTAAAAAGTCGCAACAACACTAAAATGTCATATTGAGCGCAGTCGAAATACATTGATATTCCAAGCCAAGGTTTAATTTTCTCGACTACGCTCGAAATTGTAATAGTACAGACTTTTAGACACCCCTTTTTCGTTTTCCGTTTTTTCCGGCCTACAGTTTTAAACTAAAGCTTAGGATCAACTGATCGGGCCGCGTATCCACCCGGTC
The sequence above is a segment of the Muricauda sp. SCSIO 64092 genome. Coding sequences within it:
- a CDS encoding tail fiber protein, with the translated sequence MKTLSLMLSLLLSTIVTAQDLIESYRKLVLNSPNNVSLFQSNSTNGVWASGMVMGDRWGVFEDATTTKEWLTVKSGGNIGIGTTSPQDKLQIGNSMAFHQGGHAILYFYHSYEPNGTSDLDPDKYSAEVRFDGVRGNLRLGTLPSIIGYPITHMTINKFGNVGIGTTAPDAKLAVKGDIHPEEVQVDLTVPAPDYVFKEGYDLKSLEEVQNYIQEHGHLPNIPSAKELETNGIQLGEMDMKLLEKIEELTLYMILQQELLLAKNSKISSIEKELALQQKSMEEMKKLIQNCME
- a CDS encoding tail fiber protein; translated protein: MKNVCLLVAYLMFQCIFPQHHSNKTVEVDAPGWKRVARLDGAYGRGYNEVVLMTQGGASQPRVAKISWFKGWSSYGGLNLVSLSDGGHWSEARISSDGVKAHLEVNFTAAIPQLKVFLDQSAWTGGVILDGVLPNGGDPVIETAKFGRINYGENDLYLAYNGKVGIGTTAPDAKLAVKGDIHAEEVQVDLTVPAPDYVFKEGYDLKSLEEVQNYIKKHGHLPNIPSAIELEANGIELGEMNMKLLEKIEELTLYVIELENRNREYGGKFEKLESILKTKL
- a CDS encoding shikimate kinase, with translation MKVVLLGYMASGKSSVGRALAKRLDLSFLDLDEEISKAVEMDIPEIFSRKGEIFFRKKEAEVLKEVLMHTPNMVLSVGGGTPCYGRNMELIDQLSDRSYYLKLSIGNLVQRIVKEREHRPLVKNIPEADLPEFIGKHLFERSPFYALATRTIVGDQKTLDKVVKEIADDLV
- a CDS encoding phosphoribosyltransferase family protein; protein product: MTNQILGHEQIQHIINRIAYQIYEANPNEKEIIIAGIEGGGVLFAKRIAQVLDRVTDATITRCKVIMDKKNPLESGVETSLDESTYKNKSVVLIDDVLNSGTTLIYGVHYFLRTPLKQLKTAVLVNRNHKKYPVKADYKGISLSTSLHEHITVDFTSKRYRVYLD
- a CDS encoding RNA-binding S4 domain-containing protein, which codes for MRIDKYLWCTRYFKTRNLATTVCKKGHVRINGDVVKPSREVYPMDKITVRKNQIDYQLTVLDIPESRVGAKLVELYRKDTTPKEAFEHNELLQFAKDHYRKKGTGRPTKKDRRDIDEYLTDEDFKTADGAD
- a CDS encoding FKBP-type peptidyl-prolyl cis-trans isomerase, with amino-acid sequence MKRYFLLLGAAILVSSCGDDDGPGGIQLATTTLAEQIVEDDAAILDYLETHFYNYEEFQNPPENFNFRVRIEPIAGDNSDKIPLSQQVSSAVINVSSNETTFPLPGEETDVPHTYYFLQIREGQGPSPTVGDSTLLKVEGQLLDGFVFDSTADFGWLPLYETPLRGFANSVAQMKGGTPEGIVVNPDGSSQITDSGIGLMIIPSGLAYFNRPPDGTQIPLFAPLVFTFELGLVTENTDTDNDGIPNMEEDLDGDGFLFNDNTDLESEIERGLQIAFPNFRDPDDDGDGVLTRDEISDENGNIIFPYPDTDNDGTPDYLDFNILREPGN